One region of Polynucleobacter sp. Adler-ghost genomic DNA includes:
- a CDS encoding complex I NDUFA9 subunit family protein: MKYDILLIGGNGFVGRVLAAQLQAEGYSVLLPTRHLASARELRMLPKIYLEDADVHEFDSLQVLCSRIKPGGAVINLVGVLHDKPAEPYGKVFKAAHVELPKNIMTAMQLHGLKRYLHMSALGADSNGPSMYQRSKGDGEAALKASNLDWTIFRPSVIFGAQDQFINLFAKLTKLFPVMPLANSAAQFQPVSVDDVATAFTRALKMPSTIRQSYDLVGPTVYTMKEIVEFAARKVDTKCVIIPVPDFVGYLQALAFEFLPVPTLMSRDNIASMQLPNILPLNRVDALSKVFGMSRRTLEGMK; encoded by the coding sequence ATGAAATATGACATTCTGTTAATTGGTGGTAACGGTTTTGTAGGCAGAGTCTTGGCTGCCCAATTGCAGGCAGAGGGCTATTCAGTATTGCTACCCACTAGGCACTTGGCATCCGCTCGTGAATTACGCATGTTGCCAAAGATATATTTAGAAGATGCTGATGTGCATGAGTTTGATTCTTTACAAGTGCTTTGCTCACGCATTAAACCTGGTGGTGCAGTGATCAATTTGGTTGGCGTCCTGCATGACAAGCCCGCTGAGCCATACGGAAAAGTATTTAAAGCAGCTCATGTGGAGCTCCCTAAAAATATTATGACCGCCATGCAGTTACATGGTCTTAAGCGCTACCTGCACATGAGTGCATTGGGTGCGGATTCAAATGGCCCATCAATGTATCAGCGCAGTAAGGGCGATGGAGAGGCCGCATTAAAAGCTAGTAATCTCGACTGGACTATTTTTAGACCCTCAGTCATTTTTGGTGCGCAGGATCAATTTATTAATTTGTTTGCCAAGTTAACGAAATTATTTCCGGTGATGCCTTTGGCAAACTCAGCAGCGCAGTTTCAGCCGGTGAGTGTGGATGATGTGGCCACTGCATTCACAAGGGCTTTAAAAATGCCATCGACGATTCGTCAGTCTTATGATTTAGTAGGGCCCACGGTCTACACCATGAAAGAGATTGTGGAATTTGCTGCGCGTAAAGTCGATACAAAATGCGTGATCATTCCCGTACCGGATTTTGTTGGTTATCTTCAGGCTTTGGCATTTGAGTTTTTACCGGTTCCGACCTTAATGTCACGCGACAATATTGCCTCCATGCAGTTGCCCAATATCCTGCCGCTAAATAGGGTAGATGCCCTGAGTAAAGTTTTTGGCATGAGTCGTCGCACACTAGAAGGCATGAAATAA
- a CDS encoding lytic transglycosylase domain-containing protein: MKKRVDVLGGWKNTLGGILFLVLLISTPSISAEKVKKTSPAKESRISAFEITEGDRTFIELREAAKRNDVARAQTLAASLSNYPYDDYVAYFRIKPQLFDSAGAARADSNADSQVAAFLNQYQGSALADRMRNDWLLVLGKRKDWPRFDAEYPKFVLDDDTQVKCYSLQSKLAQGENPTKVAIDARAILLDPRYFGQACQELVPALAGAGGMTPSEAKAIGRAASEMGFDTMSRRLGGEDPIAEIVKTAKADPAKAFKDFSQNASRYSKENQAIAWGVIGQFLAKKLDPNADDAYRFQQELGYNELLSAEGQEWKVRAGLRAKDWTLVKNAIEGMNPAVRSKDPAWTYWYARALKVDGQNEKARENLELVADQYNFYGQLAREDLGKSNHVPARTKVSDAEIEAMSQRKGFIRGERFYAMNLRFEGNREWNWELRNMTDKQLLASAEYAKRISLYDRVVNTADRTKQEHDFSLRYPTPYRDELSPIAKQIDLNLAWTYGLIRQESRFIMNASSSVGASGLMQVMPNTAKYVAKKIGMNSYTNDKLADTNTNLTLGSNYLNMVLVDLDGSWVLASAAYNAGPSRSKTWREKLTSPTEGAIFAETIPFNETRTYVKNVLANATYYSSVMHGQTQSLKQRLGVITPKAANASELP; encoded by the coding sequence GTGAAAAAGAGGGTTGATGTTCTTGGTGGCTGGAAAAATACTCTGGGCGGAATTTTATTTTTGGTCCTGCTCATTTCTACGCCTAGCATTTCTGCAGAGAAGGTTAAGAAAACAAGCCCAGCCAAAGAAAGCAGAATTTCAGCATTTGAAATCACTGAAGGCGACCGCACTTTTATTGAGTTACGCGAGGCAGCCAAACGAAATGATGTTGCTCGAGCACAGACATTAGCAGCCAGCCTCTCCAATTATCCCTATGACGACTACGTAGCCTATTTTCGTATTAAGCCCCAGCTATTTGATAGTGCTGGTGCCGCGCGCGCCGATAGTAATGCGGATTCTCAGGTGGCGGCTTTTTTAAATCAATATCAAGGTTCGGCTCTGGCCGATCGGATGCGTAATGATTGGCTGCTCGTTTTGGGTAAGCGAAAAGATTGGCCACGTTTTGATGCTGAATACCCCAAGTTTGTCCTAGATGATGACACTCAGGTGAAGTGCTATTCACTACAGTCAAAACTGGCTCAAGGTGAGAACCCAACCAAAGTAGCAATTGATGCACGCGCAATATTATTGGATCCACGCTATTTCGGTCAGGCTTGCCAAGAATTGGTGCCTGCCTTGGCTGGTGCAGGAGGTATGACGCCGAGCGAAGCAAAAGCAATTGGTCGCGCTGCCAGTGAGATGGGTTTTGACACTATGTCACGTCGCTTAGGTGGGGAAGATCCGATTGCCGAGATTGTGAAGACTGCTAAAGCCGATCCCGCAAAAGCATTTAAAGATTTTTCACAAAATGCATCTCGCTATAGTAAAGAGAATCAGGCTATAGCTTGGGGTGTCATTGGTCAGTTCCTTGCAAAGAAATTAGATCCTAATGCAGATGATGCCTATCGTTTTCAACAAGAGTTAGGTTATAACGAGCTGCTCTCTGCTGAAGGTCAGGAATGGAAGGTCCGTGCAGGCTTGCGCGCTAAGGATTGGACGCTAGTAAAGAATGCGATTGAAGGTATGAATCCTGCGGTTCGCAGTAAAGATCCCGCTTGGACTTATTGGTATGCGCGTGCATTGAAGGTGGATGGACAAAATGAAAAGGCACGCGAGAACCTTGAACTCGTTGCCGATCAATATAATTTTTATGGACAGCTTGCACGAGAGGATTTAGGTAAATCAAATCATGTGCCTGCACGCACTAAGGTTAGTGATGCAGAAATCGAAGCGATGTCTCAGCGTAAAGGCTTTATCAGGGGCGAGCGTTTCTATGCCATGAATTTGCGTTTTGAAGGCAATCGTGAGTGGAACTGGGAATTGCGTAATATGACTGATAAGCAATTGCTGGCATCTGCTGAGTACGCCAAGCGTATTAGTCTATATGACCGTGTTGTCAATACTGCAGACCGCACTAAGCAAGAGCATGACTTCAGTTTGCGTTACCCTACACCCTATCGTGATGAGCTATCGCCGATTGCAAAGCAAATTGATTTGAACTTGGCTTGGACCTATGGGTTGATTCGTCAAGAATCACGCTTCATTATGAATGCCTCCTCTTCTGTGGGCGCATCAGGATTGATGCAGGTGATGCCGAATACAGCAAAGTATGTGGCAAAGAAGATTGGCATGAACTCTTATACCAATGACAAGCTTGCTGATACCAACACCAATCTCACCTTGGGTAGCAATTACTTGAATATGGTCTTGGTAGATCTGGATGGCTCTTGGGTTTTGGCTTCTGCTGCTTATAACGCTGGCCCATCGCGCTCAAAAACTTGGCGGGAAAAGCTGACTAGCCCAACAGAGGGTGCAATTTTTGCTGAAACGATTCCGTTCAATGAAACCCGAACTTATGTAAAAAACGTGTTGGCTAATGCAACATACTATTCATCGGTAATGCATGGTCAGACACAATCTTTAAAACAGCGTTTGGGGGTGATCACACCTAAGGCGGCAAACGCCTCTGAGTTGCCCTAA
- a CDS encoding polynucleotide adenylyltransferase, whose product MKIYAVGGAIRDTLMGLPVHDIDYVVVGSSVEEMIAQGYRPVGKDFPVFLHPETQAEYALARTERKTGKGYKGFLFYADPTVTLEQDLERRDLTINAMAQEVGSDGKWVGPILDPYNGQDDLASKIFRHVSDAFAEDPLRLLRIARFAARFPEFMVAPETMDALQVIVRSNELSALSAERIWQELARGFAASKPMRMFQVLLDADAARVLLPTKLANNLAKEEFREQLIAHLHAADNRLEDRCAVTLMNLSASEIRSWAASVKMPNEVRDFSEIFSELYLLIESRAKSKNGAFQPADMLTWFNRADVWRKPDRGQTLLNLAKRIGLNVDTLILAMQNTQVINTAEIIEGIPAEERSNGESIRHAVDVARLSAITAAFTIGLT is encoded by the coding sequence ATGAAGATCTATGCAGTCGGTGGCGCTATTCGGGATACCCTCATGGGTTTGCCGGTGCACGACATTGATTACGTCGTAGTGGGTTCTAGCGTAGAAGAGATGATTGCTCAGGGATATCGTCCTGTAGGCAAAGATTTCCCAGTCTTTCTGCATCCTGAGACTCAAGCTGAATATGCCTTGGCTCGTACGGAGCGTAAGACGGGCAAGGGCTATAAAGGCTTTTTGTTTTATGCCGACCCGACTGTCACTCTAGAACAAGACTTAGAGCGGCGTGATCTGACGATTAATGCAATGGCCCAAGAGGTGGGATCTGATGGCAAGTGGGTGGGGCCTATTCTAGATCCCTACAACGGTCAGGACGATTTGGCATCAAAAATTTTCCGCCATGTATCTGATGCGTTTGCAGAAGACCCTTTGCGTCTATTGCGTATCGCTCGTTTCGCTGCCCGCTTTCCGGAGTTCATGGTCGCGCCAGAAACCATGGATGCTTTGCAGGTCATAGTTCGGTCTAATGAATTATCAGCACTCTCGGCTGAAAGAATTTGGCAGGAGCTAGCTAGAGGTTTTGCTGCCAGTAAGCCAATGCGAATGTTCCAAGTTTTGTTAGATGCAGACGCAGCTAGAGTGCTGCTGCCGACGAAGCTAGCAAATAATTTAGCTAAAGAAGAATTTCGCGAGCAACTCATCGCACACTTGCATGCAGCAGATAACCGCCTTGAAGATCGCTGCGCTGTTACGCTCATGAACTTGTCTGCTAGTGAAATTCGGTCATGGGCAGCCTCAGTCAAAATGCCAAATGAAGTGCGTGACTTCAGTGAAATATTTAGTGAGCTCTATTTGTTAATTGAGAGTAGGGCAAAGTCTAAAAATGGCGCATTTCAGCCTGCCGATATGTTGACTTGGTTTAATCGTGCGGATGTTTGGCGCAAGCCTGATCGTGGCCAGACTTTACTGAATTTAGCTAAACGCATCGGCCTGAATGTCGACACTTTAATTTTGGCAATGCAAAATACTCAGGTAATTAATACAGCCGAAATTATTGAAGGGATTCCTGCAGAAGAACGATCCAATGGTGAAAGTATTCGCCATGCAGTAGATGTCGCAAGACTCTCAGCCATTACTGCAGCATTCACTATTGGATTAACTTAA
- the ahcY gene encoding adenosylhomocysteinase — translation MSTVSDLNNFVATRCAIADISLADFGRKEIAIAETEMPGLIAIRDEFAAQQPLRGARITGSLHMTIQTAVLIETLEALGAEVQWASCNIFSTQDHAAAAIAANGTPVFAIKGETLEQYWDYTHRIFEWADGGFTNMILDDGGDATLLLHLGARAEKDQACLNHPTSEEETILFAAIKKKLAQDPTWYSTRLEKVKGVTEETTTGVHRLYQMFAKGELKFPAINVNDSVTKSKFDNLYGCRESLVDAIKRATDVMVAGKVAVVCGYGDVGKGSAQALRALSAQVWVTEVDPICALQAAMEGYRVVTMDYAADKADIFVSATGNYHVITHDHMVKMKNQAIVCNIGHFDNEIDVAGIEKYKWEEIKPQVDHVIFPAINGNPEKRIIILAKGRLVNLGCGTGHPSYVMSSSFANQVIAQIELWNAVGTDKYPVGVYTLPKHLDEKVARLQLKTLNAQLTVLSDQQASYIGVTKEGPYKTDHYRY, via the coding sequence ATGAGTACCGTTTCCGATTTAAATAACTTTGTAGCAACCCGTTGCGCTATTGCCGACATTTCTTTGGCTGACTTTGGCCGTAAAGAAATCGCCATTGCTGAAACTGAAATGCCAGGCCTGATTGCGATTCGAGATGAGTTTGCAGCGCAACAGCCATTGCGTGGTGCGCGCATCACCGGCTCATTGCATATGACCATTCAAACTGCAGTTTTGATCGAGACGCTTGAGGCGCTTGGCGCTGAAGTGCAGTGGGCATCTTGCAATATTTTCTCTACACAAGACCACGCTGCTGCAGCGATTGCCGCTAACGGCACACCGGTGTTTGCGATCAAGGGCGAAACGCTTGAGCAATACTGGGATTACACCCACCGTATTTTTGAGTGGGCTGATGGCGGCTTCACCAATATGATTTTGGATGACGGTGGCGATGCGACTTTATTATTGCACCTAGGGGCACGTGCTGAAAAAGATCAGGCTTGCTTGAATCACCCAACGAGCGAAGAAGAAACCATTTTGTTTGCAGCCATTAAAAAGAAATTGGCGCAAGATCCAACTTGGTATTCCACTCGTTTGGAAAAAGTTAAAGGCGTTACGGAAGAAACTACTACTGGTGTACATCGCCTCTATCAGATGTTTGCTAAGGGTGAATTAAAGTTCCCGGCTATTAACGTAAATGACTCTGTTACCAAGAGCAAGTTCGATAACCTCTATGGTTGCCGTGAGTCTTTAGTGGATGCGATCAAGCGTGCTACCGATGTCATGGTTGCCGGTAAGGTTGCCGTTGTTTGTGGTTATGGCGACGTAGGCAAGGGCTCGGCGCAAGCTTTGCGCGCTTTGTCTGCTCAAGTTTGGGTGACTGAAGTTGATCCCATCTGTGCCTTGCAGGCAGCAATGGAAGGTTACCGTGTTGTCACAATGGATTACGCTGCAGATAAGGCGGATATCTTTGTTTCAGCAACTGGTAACTACCATGTGATTACACACGACCATATGGTCAAGATGAAGAATCAAGCCATCGTTTGTAACATTGGCCACTTTGATAACGAGATTGATGTTGCTGGTATCGAGAAATACAAATGGGAAGAAATCAAGCCACAAGTAGATCACGTGATTTTCCCGGCAATCAATGGCAATCCTGAGAAGCGCATCATTATCTTGGCCAAGGGCCGCTTAGTTAATTTGGGTTGCGGTACAGGTCACCCATCTTATGTCATGAGCTCTTCATTTGCGAACCAAGTAATTGCGCAGATCGAATTGTGGAATGCCGTTGGTACAGATAAATATCCAGTTGGTGTGTATACCTTGCCTAAGCATTTGGATGAGAAGGTTGCGCGTTTGCAGCTCAAGACATTGAATGCTCAGTTAACTGTATTGTCAGATCAGCAGGCGTCTTACATTGGTGTGACTAAGGAAGGTCCTTATAAGACCGATCACTACCGTTATTAA
- the metF gene encoding methylenetetrahydrofolate reductase [NAD(P)H] — translation MELSVEFFPPKTPEGENKLHLVRERFSEMLKPAFYSVTFGAGGSTQSGTLKVVSDIHAAGAAVAPHLSCVGSSRESVREMLKQYQALGIKRIVALRGDLPSGMGQYGEFHHANELVEFIRTETGDWFHIDVAAYPECHPQAKSPATDVDFFVQKMKAGANSAVTQYFYNSDAYFRFVDEAYELGVTQPVIAGIMPITNSTQLLRFSDACGAEIPRWIRLRLQSYGDDTASIRAFGEEVVTDLCDQLLVAGAPGLHFYSLNQADAVLAIADNLSLNQ, via the coding sequence ATGGAATTAAGCGTTGAATTCTTCCCTCCAAAAACACCTGAAGGTGAGAATAAGTTACATCTCGTGCGCGAGCGTTTTAGTGAAATGCTCAAGCCTGCTTTTTATTCCGTGACTTTTGGTGCTGGTGGCTCTACTCAATCTGGCACATTAAAAGTGGTGAGCGACATTCATGCTGCAGGTGCAGCGGTTGCTCCCCACTTATCTTGTGTTGGAAGCTCACGTGAGAGCGTGCGCGAGATGTTGAAGCAATACCAAGCTTTAGGTATTAAGCGTATCGTAGCTTTGCGTGGCGACCTACCATCTGGTATGGGTCAATATGGTGAGTTCCATCATGCCAATGAATTGGTTGAATTCATTCGTACAGAAACCGGTGACTGGTTTCACATTGATGTCGCTGCATATCCGGAATGTCATCCTCAGGCTAAGTCACCGGCAACCGATGTGGATTTTTTTGTGCAGAAGATGAAGGCTGGAGCAAACTCCGCAGTCACACAATATTTTTATAACAGCGATGCCTATTTTCGTTTTGTAGATGAGGCATATGAATTGGGCGTTACTCAGCCGGTTATTGCCGGAATCATGCCGATTACCAATAGCACTCAGTTGCTACGTTTTTCTGATGCCTGCGGCGCAGAGATCCCGCGTTGGATTCGTTTGCGTTTGCAGTCTTATGGTGATGACACTGCCTCTATTCGTGCTTTTGGTGAAGAGGTGGTTACTGATCTTTGCGACCAGCTTCTAGTTGCAGGAGCGCCTGGACTGCATTTCTATTCGCTAAATCAGGCTGATGCCGTTTTAGCCATTGCAGATAATTTAAGCCTCAATCAGTAG
- a CDS encoding 5-formyltetrahydrofolate cyclo-ligase gives MHGNSPKSLRQRLLAQRKQFVGSAGYAKVQEAIVTSLTHLLAKYDAQIQSVALYCPIQDELDLRPALLAWADSKTDKVLALPFARPDKHLDFYVWQEGDLLIPSRHGVLEPDPNNPRRPQIIPDCILIPCVGWSQSKAGDKNHHWRLGYGGGYFDRTLAQLRKAKPNLLCIGIGFDWQKLDDAQWQAQTHDEPLDAMLTESGLVTTD, from the coding sequence ATGCACGGCAATTCTCCAAAATCGTTACGGCAGCGCTTACTAGCCCAAAGAAAACAATTTGTGGGTAGCGCAGGCTATGCCAAAGTACAAGAAGCTATTGTGACCAGTCTTACCCATTTACTGGCCAAGTATGATGCCCAGATTCAATCTGTTGCCTTATATTGCCCCATACAAGATGAGCTTGACCTCAGACCGGCTCTTTTAGCTTGGGCGGACAGTAAGACAGACAAAGTGCTAGCGCTCCCTTTTGCGCGCCCCGATAAGCATTTAGATTTTTATGTCTGGCAAGAGGGCGATCTACTTATTCCAAGTCGCCACGGCGTACTAGAGCCTGACCCTAATAACCCCCGCAGACCTCAAATCATTCCAGACTGTATTTTGATTCCCTGCGTTGGCTGGTCACAGTCTAAGGCAGGAGATAAAAACCATCATTGGCGACTGGGGTATGGGGGCGGCTACTTTGATCGCACTTTGGCACAATTGCGTAAAGCTAAGCCAAACCTACTGTGTATAGGAATTGGCTTTGATTGGCAAAAGTTAGATGATGCACAGTGGCAAGCTCAAACGCATGATGAGCCTTTAGATGCCATGCTGACAGAGTCAGGCTTAGTAACTACTGATTGA